In a single window of the Streptomyces sp. NBC_00094 genome:
- a CDS encoding arylamine N-acetyltransferase, which produces MSTEPDTHALPDHAPSDPVLPDADAYLARIGAGRPVRADAAALRELHVRHLRSVPFENLSIHLGEDIVLDEKALIGKVVGGRRGGFCYEINTTFAVLLRELGYRVSLLQARVIDEEGRLGIPYDHMALLVETADGERWLADVGFGDHSHYPLAFDERGDQEDPGGCFRVQEAADGDLDVLRDGKPQYRLEPRPRELADFTAGAWYHRTSPDSHFPRSLVCSLLTEDGRITLSGRKLVTRVDGERVERLLEEERDEEVLGVYRDLFGIVLDALPVAPEGDPETARPDALDPLSGIPNSDPR; this is translated from the coding sequence ATGAGTACCGAACCGGACACCCACGCCCTCCCGGACCACGCTCCGTCCGACCCGGTCCTGCCGGACGCCGACGCCTACCTGGCGCGGATCGGCGCGGGGCGGCCCGTACGCGCGGATGCCGCCGCCCTGCGCGAGCTGCACGTGCGACACCTGCGCAGCGTGCCCTTCGAGAACCTCTCGATCCACCTCGGCGAGGACATCGTCCTGGACGAGAAGGCGCTGATCGGCAAGGTGGTCGGCGGTCGGCGGGGCGGTTTCTGCTACGAGATCAACACCACGTTCGCGGTCCTGCTGCGGGAGCTCGGCTACCGGGTCTCGCTGCTCCAGGCCCGGGTGATCGACGAGGAGGGGAGGCTCGGGATCCCGTACGACCACATGGCGCTCCTCGTGGAGACGGCCGACGGGGAGCGGTGGCTGGCCGACGTCGGCTTCGGCGACCACAGCCACTACCCGCTGGCGTTCGACGAGCGCGGGGACCAGGAGGACCCGGGCGGGTGCTTCCGTGTCCAGGAGGCCGCCGACGGCGATCTGGACGTGCTGCGGGACGGGAAGCCGCAGTACCGGCTGGAGCCGCGGCCCCGGGAGCTCGCCGACTTCACGGCCGGAGCCTGGTACCACCGGACCTCGCCCGACTCGCACTTCCCGCGCTCCCTCGTCTGCTCCCTGCTCACCGAGGACGGCCGGATCACCCTCAGCGGCCGGAAGCTGGTCACCCGCGTCGACGGGGAGCGCGTCGAGCGGCTCCTGGAGGAGGAGCGGGACGAGGAGGTGCTCGGCGTGTACCGGGACCTTTTCGGCATCGTGCTCGACGCATTGCCGGTCGCTCCGGAGGGCGATCCCGAGACGGCACGTCCGGACGCTCTGGACCCGCTAAGCGGAATCCCCAATTCGGACCCTCGGTAA
- a CDS encoding MFS transporter — protein MALVERIPALLRERTFRRYWTGQTISLVGDQISLIAIPLAAVLILGADAAEMGWLKTAELLPALLLNLPLGAWADRQARRRRVMIAADLGRAALMLTLPVAYALDALTLGQLYAVAFGVGALTVLFEVCNTTLFVALVPTERYVQANSLVNGSRSMSWLAGPGIGGVLVQVLTAPLALVADALTYVVSAGYLARIKPVEPPPAPVAKGHFTEGLRWVVHDRSMRALFSASGTVQFFNYMFHTLFVLYVTADLGIDAGLLGLMLGAGAVGGLVGAVCGGAVVRRIGIGASLVTGFLGFTLPLLLIPLAGGPLPLVVAVLFAAEFLSCAGVMIVDIAAGSFQMAAIPDAIRARVMGAFRTLNHGFRPLGALAGGLLGTAIGLRPTLWIATGGAVLAVLWLLPSPLARMRELPTSEEEPAPVGAA, from the coding sequence ATGGCCCTCGTGGAACGCATACCGGCACTGCTGCGCGAGCGGACCTTCCGCCGCTACTGGACCGGGCAGACCATCTCGCTCGTCGGGGACCAGATCTCGCTCATCGCGATCCCCCTCGCCGCCGTCCTGATCCTCGGCGCCGACGCCGCCGAGATGGGCTGGCTCAAGACCGCCGAACTCCTCCCCGCCCTCCTGCTCAACCTGCCGCTCGGTGCCTGGGCCGACCGACAGGCCCGGCGCAGACGCGTGATGATCGCGGCCGACCTCGGGCGGGCGGCGCTGATGCTGACGCTCCCCGTGGCCTACGCGCTCGACGCGTTGACGCTCGGTCAGCTGTACGCGGTGGCCTTCGGGGTCGGCGCGCTCACCGTGCTCTTCGAGGTCTGCAACACCACGCTTTTCGTGGCGCTCGTCCCCACCGAGCGATACGTGCAGGCGAACTCGCTGGTCAACGGGAGCCGTTCGATGTCCTGGCTCGCGGGGCCCGGGATCGGCGGCGTCCTCGTCCAGGTCCTCACCGCCCCTCTGGCCCTGGTCGCCGACGCCCTCACGTATGTGGTGTCGGCCGGCTACCTGGCCCGGATCAAGCCCGTCGAACCCCCGCCGGCCCCCGTGGCCAAGGGGCACTTCACCGAGGGGCTGCGCTGGGTGGTCCACGACCGCTCGATGCGCGCGCTGTTCTCCGCCTCCGGCACCGTCCAGTTCTTCAACTACATGTTCCACACCCTCTTCGTCCTCTACGTGACCGCCGACCTCGGCATCGACGCCGGCCTGCTCGGTCTGATGCTCGGGGCCGGAGCGGTGGGCGGTCTCGTCGGGGCGGTGTGCGGCGGAGCGGTCGTCCGGCGGATCGGCATCGGCGCCTCGCTCGTCACCGGTTTCCTCGGGTTCACGCTGCCCCTGCTCCTGATACCCCTGGCCGGCGGACCGCTTCCGCTGGTGGTGGCCGTGCTCTTCGCGGCGGAGTTCCTCTCCTGCGCCGGGGTGATGATCGTCGACATCGCCGCGGGATCGTTCCAGATGGCGGCGATCCCCGACGCGATACGGGCGCGGGTCATGGGCGCGTTCCGCACGCTCAACCACGGATTCCGTCCGCTCGGCGCGCTCGCCGGAGGTCTGCTCGGCACCGCGATCGGGCTGCGCCCGACGCTGTGGATCGCCACCGGCGGAGCCGTCCTCGCCGTGCTCTGGCTGCTGCCCTCGCCGCTGGCGCGGATGCGCGAGCTGCCCACCAGCGAAGAGGAGCCGGCCCCCGTCGGAGCGGCCTGA
- a CDS encoding helix-turn-helix domain-containing protein — MPEISEPPPGDEQPRSIRLTDPRALRAYAHPLRMSLVGLLRSVGPFTATRAAELTGESVASCSYHLRILAKYGLVEEAPGGRGREKPWRATARYTEWPEYSEDSTVAEAADALSAAVAERYFERVTRSMENRHALPKEWREAGQFSDSLLYLTPAELIDLGERIDALLRPYEGRESDPSLRPEGTRAVSIVRMAYLDQEIPGNREAE; from the coding sequence ATGCCGGAGATCAGCGAACCGCCTCCAGGGGACGAGCAGCCCCGCAGTATCCGACTCACCGACCCGCGCGCCCTGCGGGCCTACGCCCACCCCCTGCGGATGTCCCTGGTGGGACTGCTGCGCAGTGTCGGCCCCTTCACCGCCACCCGGGCCGCCGAGCTGACCGGCGAATCCGTGGCCAGCTGCTCCTACCACCTGCGCATACTCGCCAAGTACGGCCTCGTGGAGGAGGCGCCGGGCGGGCGAGGGCGGGAGAAGCCCTGGCGGGCCACGGCCCGGTACACGGAGTGGCCGGAGTACAGCGAGGACTCGACGGTCGCGGAGGCCGCCGACGCGCTGAGCGCCGCCGTGGCCGAGCGCTATTTCGAGCGGGTCACCCGGTCCATGGAGAACCGGCACGCGCTGCCGAAGGAGTGGCGGGAGGCCGGGCAGTTCAGCGACTCCCTGCTCTACCTCACCCCCGCGGAGCTGATCGACCTCGGAGAGCGGATCGACGCACTGCTCCGGCCCTACGAAGGGCGCGAGTCCGACCCGTCCCTCAGGCCGGAGGGAACCCGGGCCGTCAGCATCGTGCGGATGGCCTACCTGGATCAGGAGATCCCCGGCAACCGAGAGGCGGAGTGA
- a CDS encoding ComEC/Rec2 family competence protein, with protein sequence MRLVPLALAAWAAAACAVGVTGWWTIAGVAVCLVGAVILLTPALARRIADARGARRARGSREVGGSGGGGPGAVPGAPVTAGWRLRATAWAGVLLCAAVGAASAGLHAADLRRGPVPGLAREYGRAQLEVTVTSDPRLTRPRVRGNAMAPVSVLLDGEVTRVERSDGAVHRTRAPVLLVVPPGEGREEWLRLLPSTRLRVEARLAPPLRPGEPFAAVAKADGAGPPRIVGPPSAPQRTAGELRAGLRRATEGLAPDARALLPGLVVGDTSRIGPELRDAFEATDLTHLLAVSGSNLGVVLLLLIGRPGRAHQVERGGLAPRLGLSLRVTAVAGGVLTLAFVVVCRPDPSVLRAAACGLVVLLAIGTGRRRSLIPALAAAVLILVLYDPWLARSYGFLLSVLATGALLTIAPRWSEALRRRRVPGRLAEALAASLAAQAVCAPVVVVFAARVSLVAIPANLFAELAVAPATVLGFAALALAQVWEPAAAGVAWAAGWPAGWIAGVARAGGELPGAQLAWPGGWWGGLVLALVTGLVLLGARRLPYRGWLGAFVAAVLFLVVVRPVPVARWVTGWPPPGWVFAMCQVGQGDATVLAAGGDAAVVVDAGPDPVPVDRCLRELGVRRVPLLVLTHFHADHVAGLTGVLRGRSVGAIQTTGLEEPPAQAAFVRRTAAAAGVPLVRAGRGEQRRIGALEWWVLWPSVGAGVSGGGANDSSVTLLVRAAGGLSLLLLGDLEPPAQRGLLRSSPGLGPVDVLKVAHHGSAHQDPGLIRAVRPRLALVSAGRDNPYGHPSPRTVEALLAGGARVLRTDRDGAIAVVGAGRGLVAVARGGEVQGREVFR encoded by the coding sequence CTGCGGCTCGTGCCGCTCGCGCTGGCGGCCTGGGCGGCCGCGGCCTGTGCGGTCGGCGTCACCGGGTGGTGGACGATCGCCGGTGTCGCGGTCTGCCTGGTGGGGGCGGTGATCCTGCTGACGCCGGCCCTGGCCCGGCGTATCGCGGACGCTCGTGGGGCGCGCAGGGCTCGTGGGTCCCGTGAGGTCGGGGGCTCGGGCGGCGGCGGGCCGGGGGCGGTGCCGGGCGCTCCGGTGACCGCCGGGTGGCGGTTACGGGCGACCGCGTGGGCGGGAGTCCTGCTCTGCGCCGCGGTCGGGGCGGCCTCGGCGGGGCTGCACGCGGCGGACCTGCGACGCGGTCCCGTGCCGGGCCTGGCGCGGGAGTACGGCCGGGCGCAGCTGGAGGTCACCGTCACCTCCGATCCGCGGCTGACCCGGCCCCGGGTGCGGGGCAACGCGATGGCGCCGGTCTCGGTCCTCCTGGACGGCGAGGTGACCCGGGTCGAGCGGTCGGACGGCGCGGTCCACCGGACGCGGGCGCCGGTGCTGCTGGTCGTGCCGCCGGGGGAGGGGCGGGAGGAGTGGCTGCGGCTCCTTCCCTCGACCCGGCTGCGGGTCGAGGCCCGGCTCGCGCCGCCACTGCGCCCGGGTGAACCGTTCGCCGCGGTGGCGAAGGCCGACGGAGCGGGTCCGCCGCGGATCGTCGGTCCGCCGAGCGCTCCGCAGCGTACGGCGGGAGAGCTGCGGGCCGGGCTGCGGAGGGCCACCGAGGGGCTCGCACCGGACGCGCGGGCCCTGTTGCCGGGGCTGGTCGTGGGAGACACCTCCCGGATCGGGCCCGAGCTGCGGGACGCCTTCGAAGCCACGGACCTCACTCACCTCCTTGCGGTCTCCGGAAGCAACCTCGGCGTCGTCCTGCTGCTGCTCATCGGCCGCCCCGGGAGGGCGCACCAAGTGGAGCGGGGTGGGCTCGCTCCGCGGCTCGGGCTGTCGTTGCGGGTGACGGCCGTGGCCGGGGGAGTGCTGACACTGGCCTTCGTGGTCGTGTGCCGGCCGGATCCGAGCGTGTTGCGCGCCGCCGCCTGTGGGCTCGTCGTGCTGCTCGCGATCGGTACCGGGCGTCGGAGATCGCTGATCCCCGCGCTGGCCGCCGCCGTCCTGATCCTCGTGCTCTACGACCCCTGGCTGGCGCGGAGTTACGGGTTCCTGCTCTCGGTCCTGGCCACCGGGGCGCTCCTCACGATCGCCCCGCGGTGGAGCGAGGCGCTGCGGCGACGCCGGGTGCCGGGGCGGCTCGCGGAGGCGCTGGCGGCTTCCCTCGCGGCGCAGGCGGTGTGCGCGCCGGTCGTGGTGGTCTTCGCCGCCCGGGTGAGTCTGGTCGCGATTCCGGCGAACCTCTTCGCCGAACTGGCGGTCGCGCCCGCGACGGTGCTCGGATTCGCCGCGCTCGCCCTGGCGCAGGTGTGGGAGCCGGCCGCGGCGGGTGTCGCGTGGGCGGCGGGGTGGCCCGCCGGGTGGATCGCGGGGGTCGCCCGCGCGGGTGGGGAGCTGCCCGGGGCGCAGCTGGCCTGGCCCGGTGGGTGGTGGGGCGGGCTGGTCCTCGCGCTGGTCACGGGGCTCGTGCTGCTCGGGGCGCGCAGGCTGCCGTACCGGGGGTGGCTCGGCGCGTTCGTCGCGGCGGTGCTCTTCCTGGTGGTCGTGCGGCCGGTGCCGGTGGCCCGGTGGGTCACCGGGTGGCCGCCGCCGGGTTGGGTGTTCGCGATGTGCCAGGTGGGGCAGGGGGACGCGACGGTGCTGGCGGCGGGTGGTGACGCGGCCGTCGTGGTGGACGCCGGCCCCGACCCCGTACCGGTGGACCGTTGTCTTCGGGAACTCGGGGTGCGGCGGGTGCCGTTGCTGGTCCTCACCCACTTCCATGCCGATCACGTGGCCGGGCTGACCGGGGTGCTGCGGGGGCGGTCCGTGGGGGCGATCCAGACCACGGGGCTCGAAGAGCCGCCCGCTCAAGCCGCGTTCGTGCGGCGGACGGCGGCCGCCGCGGGGGTGCCGCTGGTTCGGGCCGGGCGCGGGGAGCAGCGGAGGATCGGGGCGTTGGAGTGGTGGGTGCTCTGGCCGTCGGTGGGTGCCGGGGTGTCGGGCGGTGGGGCGAACGACTCCAGTGTCACCCTTCTCGTCCGTGCCGCGGGAGGGCTGAGTCTGCTGCTCCTGGGTGACCTCGAACCACCGGCTCAACGCGGGCTTCTGCGGAGCAGTCCGGGGCTCGGACCGGTGGACGTCCTCAAGGTCGCCCACCATGGCTCAGCGCATCAGGATCCGGGGCTGATACGGGCGGTGCGGCCGCGGCTCGCGCTCGTGTCCGCGGGGCGCGACAACCCGTACGGGCATCCTTCGCCCCGGACGGTGGAGGCCTTGCTGGCCGGTGGGGCGCGGGTGCTGCGGACCGACCGGGACGGGGCGATCGCGGTGGTGGGGGCGGGGCGCGGGTTGGTGGCCGTAGCGAGGGGAGGCGAGGTGCAGGGACGGGAGGTGTTCCGATGA
- a CDS encoding ComEA family DNA-binding protein, with the protein MRRAAEAPGAAVVRQRGDALFPGVVPVVPPVPSAGPEVAAGPEAAVRDSSIGAPARFAAVLRERTPLWVQTRCGLEPRALAALTVVLLVAVGLAGGYFWTGRSEQVRAPEIVRAAAVASAPVPPPGTAPGAGPVAGGTKVVVDVGGKVRRPGVLTLPAGARVADALRAAGGAKPGADLTGINRARVLMDGEQVLVGLPGVPVGGSGTGAGGPGAPLSLNAATVEQLDTLPGVGPVLAQHIVDHRTEHGGFRAVDELREVNGIGERRFADLEPLVRP; encoded by the coding sequence GTGCGCCGGGCCGCAGAGGCGCCCGGGGCCGCCGTCGTGCGGCAGCGGGGGGACGCGCTGTTCCCGGGGGTGGTGCCGGTGGTGCCGCCGGTGCCGTCGGCAGGGCCTGAGGTCGCTGCGGGGCCCGAGGCAGCGGTGCGGGATTCCTCGATCGGGGCGCCGGCGCGGTTCGCGGCGGTGCTGCGCGAGCGGACTCCGCTGTGGGTGCAGACGCGGTGCGGTCTCGAACCGCGGGCGCTGGCCGCGCTGACGGTGGTCCTGCTCGTGGCCGTGGGCCTCGCGGGCGGGTACTTCTGGACGGGGCGGTCGGAGCAGGTGCGTGCCCCCGAGATCGTCCGTGCCGCCGCTGTGGCGTCCGCCCCCGTGCCCCCACCCGGCACGGCCCCGGGAGCCGGTCCGGTGGCGGGTGGGACGAAGGTGGTCGTCGATGTGGGCGGCAAGGTGCGCAGGCCCGGGGTGTTGACCCTGCCGGCGGGTGCACGGGTGGCGGACGCTCTGCGCGCCGCCGGTGGGGCGAAGCCCGGAGCCGATCTCACCGGGATCAACCGGGCCCGCGTCCTCATGGACGGTGAACAGGTCCTGGTCGGGCTGCCGGGGGTGCCGGTCGGCGGCTCCGGGACCGGGGCAGGTGGGCCGGGGGCGCCGTTGAGCCTCAACGCGGCCACCGTGGAGCAGCTCGACACGCTGCCCGGCGTCGGTCCGGTCCTGGCTCAGCACATCGTCGACCATCGCACGGAGCACGGTGGCTTCCGGGCGGTGGACGAGCTGAGGGAGGTCAACGGCATCGGCGAGCGACGGTTCGCCGACCTCGAACCGCTGGTCCGGCCGTGA
- a CDS encoding DegV family protein, whose product MSRHVAIVTDSTAYLPRQTMERHAITTVPLTVVIGDRALEEGTEISARSLAEALQKRRPVTTSRPSPETFAAAYRAAAEAGARGIVSLHLSAEVSGTYDAAVLAAKDAPVPVRVVDTRMVGMALGFCALAAAEIAEAGGSLDEVVAAAEKRVAGTSAYFYVDTLDYLRRGGRIGAAQALLGSALAVKPLLELDGGRIELREKVRTASKAIARLEEIAVERAGSGAVDIAVHHLSAPERAAVLADRLRERIPGIEELQVSEVGAVIGAHTGPGLLAVVVSPR is encoded by the coding sequence ATGTCCCGGCATGTCGCGATCGTCACCGATTCCACGGCTTACCTGCCACGCCAGACGATGGAGCGGCACGCCATCACCACGGTCCCGCTGACCGTCGTCATCGGCGACCGCGCTCTGGAGGAGGGCACCGAGATCTCGGCTCGGTCCCTCGCCGAGGCGTTGCAGAAACGGCGCCCCGTCACGACCTCGCGGCCGAGCCCCGAGACCTTCGCCGCCGCCTACCGCGCGGCCGCGGAGGCGGGGGCGCGAGGCATCGTCTCGCTCCATCTGTCCGCCGAGGTCTCCGGGACCTACGACGCCGCCGTCCTGGCGGCCAAGGACGCCCCCGTGCCGGTGCGGGTCGTGGACACCCGCATGGTCGGCATGGCGCTGGGCTTCTGCGCCCTGGCCGCCGCGGAGATCGCCGAGGCCGGCGGCTCGCTCGACGAGGTGGTCGCGGCTGCCGAGAAGCGCGTCGCGGGAACCTCCGCCTACTTCTACGTCGACACCCTCGACTACCTGCGCCGGGGCGGGCGCATCGGCGCGGCGCAGGCGCTGCTCGGCTCCGCGCTCGCGGTGAAGCCGCTCCTCGAGCTCGACGGCGGGAGGATCGAGCTACGGGAGAAGGTGCGGACCGCCTCGAAGGCCATCGCCCGCCTGGAGGAGATCGCCGTGGAGCGGGCCGGCTCCGGCGCCGTCGACATCGCCGTGCACCACCTCTCCGCACCGGAGCGGGCCGCCGTGCTGGCGGACCGGCTCAGGGAACGGATCCCGGGCATCGAGGAACTCCAGGTCAGCGAGGTGGGCGCGGTCATCGGCGCCCACACGGGCCCCGGACTCCTCGCGGTCGTCGTCTCGCCGCGCTGA
- the leuS gene encoding leucine--tRNA ligase: protein MTEINTAAETAAPHRYTAAMAADIEARWQDFWDAEGTYEAPNPSGDLAGDPEVAARPKKFIMDMFPYPSGAGLHVGHPLGYIATDVYARHARMTGHNVLHTLGFDAFGLPAEQYAVQTGTHPRVSTEANMENMKVQLRRLGLGHDKRRSFATIDPEYYKWTQWIFLQIFNSWYDDEAGKARPIAELIAQFENGTREAPGTRAWSELSAAERSDVLSEYRLAYASDAPVNWCPGLGTVLANEEVTADGRSERGNFPVFKSKLRQWNMRITAYADRLLDDLDALDWPEAIKLQQRNWIGRSEGARVDFQVGDSGAITVFTTRQDTLFGATYMVLAPEHDLIEKIVPAVWPEGTHDVWTGGHAIPSEAVDAYRKQAASKSDVERQAEAKDKTGVFTGAYATNPVSGEQVPVFIADYVLMGYGTGAIMAVPAHDGRDFAFARAFELPMRCVVEPSDDRGTDPSVWDDAFASYEAKLINSANDEISLDGLGVVDAKEKITSWLADRGIGEGTVNFRLRDWLFSRQRYWGEPFPIVYDEDGVAHSLPESMLPLELPEVEDYSPRTFDPDDADTQPETPLSRNEDWVNVTLDLGDGAGPRSYRRETNTMPNWAGSCWYELRYLDPRNAEKLVDPAVEQYWMGPREGMPTGGVDLYVGGAEHAVLHLLYARFWSKMLFDLGYVSSAEPFHKLYNQGMIQAFVYRDARGIAVPAAEVEERDGAFWYEGEKVSRVLGKMGKSLKNAVTPDEICSEYGADTLRLYEMAMGPLDVSRPWDTRAVVGQYRLLQRLWRNIVDESTGEVTVVDAPADEDTLRALHKAIDGVAQDMASMRFNTAIAKVTELNNHLTKTGGALSRQVAEQLVLLVAPLAPHIAEELWRRLGHSESVVHQGFPVADPAYVVDETVTCVVQIKGKVKARLEVSPSITDAELETLALADPHVVGALGGAEIRKVIVRAPKLVNIVAG, encoded by the coding sequence ATGACCGAGATCAATACGGCCGCCGAGACGGCGGCCCCGCATCGCTACACGGCTGCCATGGCCGCCGACATCGAGGCACGCTGGCAGGACTTCTGGGACGCCGAGGGCACGTACGAGGCGCCGAACCCCTCCGGTGACCTGGCGGGCGACCCCGAGGTCGCCGCCCGGCCCAAGAAGTTCATCATGGACATGTTCCCGTACCCCTCGGGCGCGGGTCTCCACGTCGGCCACCCGCTGGGCTACATCGCCACGGACGTCTACGCCCGCCACGCGCGTATGACCGGCCACAACGTGCTGCACACCCTGGGCTTCGACGCCTTCGGCCTGCCGGCCGAGCAGTACGCCGTGCAGACGGGCACGCACCCGCGCGTGTCCACCGAGGCCAACATGGAGAACATGAAGGTCCAGCTGCGCCGGCTGGGCCTGGGCCACGACAAGCGCCGGTCGTTCGCCACGATCGACCCGGAGTACTACAAGTGGACGCAGTGGATCTTCCTGCAGATCTTCAACTCCTGGTACGACGACGAGGCCGGTAAGGCCCGTCCGATCGCCGAGCTGATCGCGCAGTTCGAGAACGGCACGCGTGAGGCCCCCGGCACGCGCGCGTGGAGCGAGCTGAGCGCCGCCGAGCGTTCCGACGTCCTGAGCGAGTACCGCCTGGCGTACGCCTCCGACGCGCCCGTCAACTGGTGTCCCGGCCTGGGCACGGTCCTGGCCAACGAGGAGGTCACCGCCGACGGCCGCTCCGAGCGCGGCAACTTCCCCGTCTTCAAGTCCAAGCTGCGCCAGTGGAACATGCGGATCACCGCCTACGCGGACCGCCTGCTGGACGACCTGGACGCGCTGGACTGGCCCGAGGCCATCAAGCTGCAGCAGCGCAACTGGATCGGTCGCTCCGAGGGCGCCCGGGTCGACTTCCAGGTCGGCGACAGCGGTGCGATCACCGTCTTCACCACCCGTCAGGACACGCTGTTCGGCGCCACCTACATGGTCCTGGCGCCGGAGCACGACCTGATCGAGAAGATCGTCCCGGCGGTCTGGCCCGAGGGCACCCACGACGTGTGGACCGGCGGTCACGCCATCCCGTCCGAGGCCGTCGACGCCTACCGCAAGCAGGCCGCTTCCAAGTCCGACGTCGAGCGGCAGGCCGAGGCCAAGGACAAGACCGGTGTCTTCACCGGCGCGTACGCGACCAACCCGGTCAGTGGCGAGCAGGTCCCGGTCTTCATCGCCGACTACGTCCTGATGGGCTACGGCACCGGCGCCATCATGGCCGTCCCCGCCCACGACGGCCGCGACTTCGCCTTCGCGCGCGCCTTCGAGCTGCCGATGCGCTGCGTCGTGGAGCCGTCGGACGACCGCGGCACGGATCCGTCGGTCTGGGACGACGCCTTCGCCTCGTACGAGGCGAAGCTGATCAACTCCGCCAACGACGAGATCTCGCTGGACGGCCTGGGTGTCGTCGACGCCAAGGAGAAGATCACCTCCTGGCTGGCCGACCGCGGCATCGGCGAGGGCACCGTCAACTTCCGGCTGCGCGACTGGCTGTTCAGCCGCCAGCGGTACTGGGGCGAGCCCTTCCCGATCGTCTACGACGAGGACGGCGTCGCGCACTCGCTGCCCGAGTCGATGCTGCCGCTGGAACTGCCCGAGGTCGAGGACTACTCGCCGCGCACGTTCGACCCGGACGACGCGGACACCCAGCCGGAGACCCCGCTGTCCCGCAACGAGGACTGGGTCAACGTCACCCTGGACCTGGGCGACGGCGCCGGTCCGCGGAGCTACCGCCGCGAGACCAACACCATGCCCAACTGGGCCGGCTCCTGCTGGTACGAGCTGCGTTACCTGGACCCGCGCAACGCCGAGAAGCTGGTCGACCCGGCCGTCGAGCAGTACTGGATGGGCCCGCGCGAGGGCATGCCGACCGGTGGCGTCGACCTGTACGTCGGCGGCGCCGAGCACGCCGTGCTGCACCTGCTGTACGCGCGCTTCTGGTCGAAGATGCTGTTCGACCTGGGGTACGTCTCCTCGGCCGAGCCGTTCCACAAGCTGTACAACCAGGGCATGATCCAGGCCTTCGTCTACCGGGACGCGCGCGGGATCGCCGTACCGGCCGCCGAGGTCGAGGAGCGGGACGGTGCCTTCTGGTACGAGGGCGAGAAGGTCAGCCGCGTCCTGGGCAAGATGGGCAAGTCCCTGAAGAACGCGGTGACGCCGGACGAGATCTGCTCCGAGTACGGCGCCGACACCCTGCGCCTGTACGAGATGGCGATGGGCCCGCTGGACGTCTCGCGTCCCTGGGACACCCGTGCCGTGGTCGGCCAGTACCGACTGCTGCAGCGCCTGTGGCGCAACATCGTCGACGAGTCGACCGGTGAGGTCACCGTCGTCGACGCGCCGGCCGACGAGGACACGCTGCGCGCCCTGCACAAGGCGATCGACGGTGTCGCGCAGGACATGGCGTCCATGCGCTTCAACACGGCCATCGCCAAGGTGACCGAGCTGAACAACCACCTGACGAAGACCGGTGGTGCGCTGTCCCGGCAGGTCGCCGAGCAGCTGGTGCTGCTGGTCGCCCCGCTGGCCCCGCACATCGCCGAGGAGCTGTGGCGCAGGCTGGGTCACAGCGAATCGGTCGTCCACCAGGGCTTCCCGGTCGCCGACCCGGCGTACGTCGTCGACGAGACCGTGACCTGCGTCGTGCAGATCAAGGGCAAGGTCAAGGCCCGTCTGGAGGTCTCCCCGTCGATCACCGACGCGGAGCTGGAGACGCTGGCGCTGGCCGACCCGCACGTGGTCGGCGCGCTGGGCGGCGCGGAGATCCGCAAGGTGATCGTCCGCGCGCCGAAGCTGGTCAACATCGTCGCCGGCTGA